Proteins from one Ipomoea triloba cultivar NCNSP0323 chromosome 1, ASM357664v1 genomic window:
- the LOC116031934 gene encoding uncharacterized GPI-anchored protein At1g61900 isoform X1, with protein MACMKTAIRLKGYLCRHLLLLVIWLSSYLNVVTLQMLPEPSSYTSLSALASPPKSGMFEPIEISPAVIPHYPFPGEPLPPMYPTFPTTYNPILTGRCPVDFSVISSITEKTASDCTTPLSTIVRNVICCPQFNSFLHIFQGFYSTNSSSLVLQDAVADDCFKDIISILASRGANGSVSSMCSAKSLNLTGGSCPVKDVTTFEKMVNTSKLLESCSTIDSLKECCRPICQRAISEASLQISGIKSNVTDNKSLLGAPSQIDSLNDCKGVVYSWLARKLPFDAANKVFRLLSSCKVNKVCPLDFKQPSEVIKACQNLAAPSPSCCSSLNSYIAEIQKQMLITNRQAIICATVFGSMLQRAGVMTNVYQLCDVDLKDFSLQAYGQEAGCLLRSLPADLVYDNSTGFSFTCDLNDNIAAPWPSSSSDTSLSLCAPEMSLPALPTSETMGNSGCCIHALDISVSILLFFVSTLLY; from the exons ATGGCTTGCATGAAGACTGCCATTCGTCTTAAGG GTTATTTGTGCCGTCATCTCCTACTGCTTGTTATCTGGTTGTCTAGCTATCTGAATGTAGTGACTCTGCAGATGCTACCTGAACCTAGCAGTTACACTTCTCTTTCTGCACTAGCCAGCCCACCCAAAAGTGGAATGTTTGAACCAATTGAGATATCACCTGCTGTGATCCCACATTATCCCTTTCCAGGTGAACCTTTGCCACCAATGTACCCTACTTTCCCTACCACATATAATCCAATCTTGACTGGAAGATGCCCTGTAGATTTCTCTGTGATTTCAAGTATAACAGAAAAAACAGCATCCGATTGTACTACACCCCTGTCAACAATAGTAAGAAACGTTATATGCTGTCCACAATTCAATAGCTTCCTTCACATATTCCAGGGGTTCTACAGCACCAATTCTAGTTCTTTAGTTTTACAAGATGCGGTTGCTGATGATTGTTTTAAAGATATCATCAGTATATTAGCCAGCAGAGGGGCAAATGGATCTGTATCTAGCATGTGCTCTGCAAAGTCATTGAATCTCACCGGTGGATCTTGCCCTGTGAAAGATGTAACTACTTTTGAGAAGATGGTAAATACTAGCAAATTGTTGGAGTCCTGCAGCACAATTGATTCTCTTAAGGAGTGCTGCAGGCCAATTTGCCAGCGTGCAATTTCAGAGGCTTCACTTCAAATTTCTGGGATAAAATCAAATGTCACCGATAATAAGAGTTTACTAGGAGCACCTAGTCAGATTGATAGTCTTAATGATTGTAAAGGAGTGGTGTATTCGTGGCTAGCCAGGAAACTGCCATTTGATGCTGCAAATAAAGTATTTCGGTTACTATCTTCCTGCAAAGTTAACAAAG TTTGTCCTTTGGATTTCAAGCAGCCATCAGAAGTGATCAAAGCATGCCAAAACTTAGCTGCTCCCAGTCCTTCGTGTTGCAGCTCACTAAATTCATATATTGCTGAGATACAAAAGCAAATGTTGATTACTAATCGACAAGCAATAATATGTGCAACTGTATTTGGATCGATGTTACAGAGGGCTGGGGTGATGACAAATGTGTATCAGCTCTGTGATGTGGACTTAAAAGATTTTAGCCTTCAAG CATACGGACAAGAGG CAGGGTGCTTGCTTCGGAGCTTGCCTGCAGATTTAGTGTATGACAACTCAACAGGCTTCAGCTTTACCTGTGATTTGAATGATAATATTGCAGCTCCATGGCCTTCATCATCCTCTGATACATCATTATCTCTTTGTGCACCTG
- the LOC116031934 gene encoding uncharacterized GPI-anchored protein At1g61900 isoform X2 gives MACMKTAIRLKGYLCRHLLLLVIWLSSYLNVVTLQMLPEPSSYTSLSALASPPKSGMFEPIEISPAVIPHYPFPGEPLPPMYPTFPTTYNPILTGRCPVDFSVISSITEKTASDCTTPLSTIVRNVICCPQFNSFLHIFQGFYSTNSSSLVLQDAVADDCFKDIISILASRGANGSVSSMCSAKSLNLTGGSCPVKDVTTFEKMVNTSKLLESCSTIDSLKECCRPICQRAISEASLQISGIKSNVTDNKSLLGAPSQIDSLNDCKGVVYSWLARKLPFDAANKVFRLLSSCKVNKVCPLDFKQPSEVIKACQNLAAPSPSCCSSLNSYIAEIQKQMLITNRQAIICATVFGSMLQRAGVMTNVYQLCDVDLKDFSLQAYGQEGCLLRSLPADLVYDNSTGFSFTCDLNDNIAAPWPSSSSDTSLSLCAPEMSLPALPTSETMGNSGCCIHALDISVSILLFFVSTLLY, from the exons ATGGCTTGCATGAAGACTGCCATTCGTCTTAAGG GTTATTTGTGCCGTCATCTCCTACTGCTTGTTATCTGGTTGTCTAGCTATCTGAATGTAGTGACTCTGCAGATGCTACCTGAACCTAGCAGTTACACTTCTCTTTCTGCACTAGCCAGCCCACCCAAAAGTGGAATGTTTGAACCAATTGAGATATCACCTGCTGTGATCCCACATTATCCCTTTCCAGGTGAACCTTTGCCACCAATGTACCCTACTTTCCCTACCACATATAATCCAATCTTGACTGGAAGATGCCCTGTAGATTTCTCTGTGATTTCAAGTATAACAGAAAAAACAGCATCCGATTGTACTACACCCCTGTCAACAATAGTAAGAAACGTTATATGCTGTCCACAATTCAATAGCTTCCTTCACATATTCCAGGGGTTCTACAGCACCAATTCTAGTTCTTTAGTTTTACAAGATGCGGTTGCTGATGATTGTTTTAAAGATATCATCAGTATATTAGCCAGCAGAGGGGCAAATGGATCTGTATCTAGCATGTGCTCTGCAAAGTCATTGAATCTCACCGGTGGATCTTGCCCTGTGAAAGATGTAACTACTTTTGAGAAGATGGTAAATACTAGCAAATTGTTGGAGTCCTGCAGCACAATTGATTCTCTTAAGGAGTGCTGCAGGCCAATTTGCCAGCGTGCAATTTCAGAGGCTTCACTTCAAATTTCTGGGATAAAATCAAATGTCACCGATAATAAGAGTTTACTAGGAGCACCTAGTCAGATTGATAGTCTTAATGATTGTAAAGGAGTGGTGTATTCGTGGCTAGCCAGGAAACTGCCATTTGATGCTGCAAATAAAGTATTTCGGTTACTATCTTCCTGCAAAGTTAACAAAG TTTGTCCTTTGGATTTCAAGCAGCCATCAGAAGTGATCAAAGCATGCCAAAACTTAGCTGCTCCCAGTCCTTCGTGTTGCAGCTCACTAAATTCATATATTGCTGAGATACAAAAGCAAATGTTGATTACTAATCGACAAGCAATAATATGTGCAACTGTATTTGGATCGATGTTACAGAGGGCTGGGGTGATGACAAATGTGTATCAGCTCTGTGATGTGGACTTAAAAGATTTTAGCCTTCAAG CATACGGACAAGAGG GGTGCTTGCTTCGGAGCTTGCCTGCAGATTTAGTGTATGACAACTCAACAGGCTTCAGCTTTACCTGTGATTTGAATGATAATATTGCAGCTCCATGGCCTTCATCATCCTCTGATACATCATTATCTCTTTGTGCACCTG